Below is a genomic region from Rhodospirillales bacterium.
CCACGGATGATCCTTGCCGCGCATCTCGATCAGTGTATCGGTATCGATCAGGGCGCCGGGCTTTTCCAGCCGGCGCTCGCCCGCGAACACCAAGCCGGCCATAATCAGCGCCTGGGCGCGGGTTCGCGAGTCCGCCAATCCCCGTTCGACCAACAGGACATCGGCGCGGCGCTTACCGGTTGGTGTTTGGGCAACGGGGCGTTTCACGGTGGCGAGCTTAGCATGAAGCGCCTTCACGCAGGCGCGCGCGCGACGTCCGGCAGATATCCCTGCTGCGTGAGCCGGGCAAAGCGGATAATCAGCAGAAGCGCGACGATGCCGAGGCCGAGGGCAAGACCGACCCAAATTCCGACTGCGCCGAGCCCCACCGTGAACCCGAGCAGATAGCTGGCCCCAAAACCGACGCCCCAGTAGCCGAGTCCGGCGATCAGCATCGGCACGGTCGTGTCGTTGAGCCCGCGCAAGGACTGAATGGCGATGGTTTGCGCCCCATCCGCCATCTGGAACGCCGCTGCGACCGCGAGCAACAGCGCGGCGAGCGCGACGACCGGAGCTCCGTCCGGGGTCGCCGAATCGATGAATAACCCGGCCAGGAATTCGGGCGCCGCGAGCAGGACGACGCTCATCGCCGCCATGAACGTCACGCCGAGCGCTAACGCGGTCCAGCCGGCGCGGCGTGCGCCGTCCGGGTCGCGTCGGCCGACCGCGTGGCCGACGCGCACCGTCGCCGCCTGCCCGATGCCGTAAGGCACCATGAACGAGACCGAGGCGATTTGCAGCGCGATCTGGTGGGCGGCGATCGATACCGTGCCGATCCAACCCATCAGCAGCGCCGCCACCGCGAACACGCCGTATTCCATGAGTATGGCGCCGGCGATCGGCGTGCCGAGGACGAATATACGGCGAAAGATGGTCCAATCCGGTCGCCAAAAGTGTCCGAGAACGTAATAGCGCCGGAACGGCCGTAGTCCGAGAACGATCGCCAGCATGGCGGCGAACATGGCAAGGTTGACGAGCGCGCTCGCCAACCCGGCGCCGATCAATTCGAGCCGGGGCAAACCGAACGCGCCGAAGATCAGGGCGTAGGCCAACACGGCATTGATCGGCACGCCCGCCAGCATGACCCATAGCGCCGGTTCCGGGCGGTTGAGGGCTGCGGCGAAGTTACGCAGCACGATGAATCCGACCGCAGTTGGTAGGCACCACAACAGCGTGCTCAGATATTCGCCCGCCGCGTTCACCACGTCGGCCGGTTGCCCGAGCGCACGCAACAAAGGTGGGGCCGCCGGAACCGCGATGAGGCAGAATGGGATCGTCAACAGTCCCGCAATCCAGAGCCCTTGCCGAACCACGCGCCGCACTTCGCGCGGGCGCCGCGCTCCAAAAGCCTGCGCCGCCAACGGCGCCGTCGCCATGACGATGCCCATGCCGATGACGAAGGCGGTGAAGAACACGACATAGCCCAGGCTTCCTGCTGCGAGCGCGGTCGCACCGAGCCGGCCGATCAGGATCACATCGGTCGTCAGAATGGCGATTTGCCCAAGACTCGTCAGCACGAGCGGGCCGATCAAAACCAGCATCGCCCTCGCCTCGTCGCGCCAAGCGTCGAGCGCACGCGCACGCGGCGACAATTCGGTCGAGGAAGTGAAAATGTCGTTCATGGCGGCGCGTGACTACCGCACGCGACAACCCCAAACAACCCTCTACGTCGAAGGCCTTTTTACGGACGCCAAATTACGTGGAGGCGGACATAAGGGAAAGATATTGTCCCGACGCGGCAGGGACCGGCAACAATCTTGCTATTCCACGACCAAGCGCGCCGGACTGGTACCGCATCGTCACTATGAAATTTATGCCAGCGCCGCTTGCGCCGCTTCCTCGGCCCGGCCGAGCGCCGAAAGCACGGTGGCGGCGATGTGCCTGGCATTCAGCCGCGCCATCTCATATTGCTTCTCGGGCTTGTCCTGGTCGAAGAATACGTCGGGCATGGTCATTGCCCGCACCTTGAGGCCGCGATCGGTCAGGCCCTCGTTGGCGAGAAACTGGAGAACCTGGGCGGCGAAACCGCCGGAAGAACCTTCCTCGATAGTGACTAGAACTTCGTGGGTCTTCGCCAGCGAGCGGATCATATCCTCGTCGATCGGCTTGGCGAAACGGGCGTCGGCGATGGTCGGTGATAGGCCGCGCGCGGCCAGCAATTCGACCGCTTTCTGCGATTCCGTCAGGCG
It encodes:
- a CDS encoding MATE family efflux transporter, with protein sequence MNDIFTSSTELSPRARALDAWRDEARAMLVLIGPLVLTSLGQIAILTTDVILIGRLGATALAAGSLGYVVFFTAFVIGMGIVMATAPLAAQAFGARRPREVRRVVRQGLWIAGLLTIPFCLIAVPAAPPLLRALGQPADVVNAAGEYLSTLLWCLPTAVGFIVLRNFAAALNRPEPALWVMLAGVPINAVLAYALIFGAFGLPRLELIGAGLASALVNLAMFAAMLAIVLGLRPFRRYYVLGHFWRPDWTIFRRIFVLGTPIAGAILMEYGVFAVAALLMGWIGTVSIAAHQIALQIASVSFMVPYGIGQAATVRVGHAVGRRDPDGARRAGWTALALGVTFMAAMSVVLLAAPEFLAGLFIDSATPDGAPVVALAALLLAVAAAFQMADGAQTIAIQSLRGLNDTTVPMLIAGLGYWGVGFGASYLLGFTVGLGAVGIWVGLALGLGIVALLLIIRFARLTQQGYLPDVARAPA